The Verrucomicrobiia bacterium DNA window GATCAACTGAACCCTTACCCAAAATGAAGCAATACATCACCTTCGGCCTGATTGCGTGCGGGCTATTTACTTGTCAGGCCTTCGCCCAAACCAACGACAGCGTCAACTTGACGGCAGCGCCAGTGGCGGCGTTGAAGGACGCCTATGCGGGCAAGTTTCTCATCGGCTGTGCGGGAGACCTCAGGGGGTTCTCGGCTGCGGAACTCGAGAACATCAAGACGCATTACAACGTCATCACTCCGGAGAATTCCATGAAGCCCCAGCCGACGCATCCTTCCGAGGACGAATACAACTTCACCACGCCGGATGCATTGGTGAAGTGGGCGGGTGAGAACGGCCTGAAGGTCTGGGGACACACGCTTGTCTGGCACGCGCAAACGGGAAGATGGTTCTTCGAGGGAGGAACCAATGGACAGCCGGTCACGCGTGAACTGGCGCTGGAACGTTTGAAGAAACACATCATGACGGTCGCCGGTCGATACAAGGGCAGGGTCATTGGGTGGGACGTTGTGAACGAATCCATCGCTGACCGGAATGCGGGGGAAACCGAGAATCTTCGGAATTCAAGCTGGTATCGCGTGGTCGGGCCGGACGTTCTGACATTCGCCTTCAAGTGGGCGCATGAGGCCGATCCAGGCGCGCAACTGTATTACAACGATTACAACATCGAGCAGGGCGCAGTATCGAACACAGGCAAACACGCCAGTTCGTTGCTGCTGCTGAAACGCCTCAAGGCGGAAGGCGCTCCCATTCATGGAGTGGGAATCCAGGGTCACTGGCATCTCAACACAAACCTGGAAGACGTCGACCAAGCCATTGAGAACTATGCCTCCCTCGGGCTTCGGGTTGCCATCACGGAACTCGACGTCACCGCGTTTGGTGAGAACAGCGGCGCATTTCCTTCCGGGGAGCAGGCGGCAACGATGTCAGCCGCCGCGCTTCAAAAGCAGGCGGACGTCTACGCCCGGCTTTTCCAAATCTTCAAGAAACATGAGAAGTCGATCGACCGAGTTACCTTCTGGGGCATCAGTGACCGCCGATCATGGCGCGCCCGTCAGCGGCCGCTGCTGTTCGATGCGCAACTGCAACCCAAACCGGCGTTTGAAGCTGTTGTCAACGTTGGCCTGGGCAAAGCCACGACACCCAAGTCCCAATAAACGCGTTAACGCAATCAGTTCGGCGATCTAAGGCTCCAGCGCGCTTTGTCGCTGGCGGGATCAAACTTAGTGAGACTTGGAGTGCTGCCGCCAACAGCAGTGAGGGCGAGCGGTTCGTCAGTGCCGGGCACCGCCTTGGGCATGATGCGGTAAGTGCCATCCGTCAATTGATCAATGCGCCACAATTGTTCGGGAGCGCCGGTAAATTTGGGTGCCGTGACAACCTCGCGCTCCGCAGTCGCAGTGAGCGAACGATCCGTTCCCGCGATGCTGATCCTGTAGCACGGCGACCCCAAATATCCCCCGGCATTGGTCACCGCAGTGATGGACCACTTCTGATGCGGCCGAAGCATGTAATCGCCCATCCTGACGTCGATGTTTCCAGCGGGCCAGTTCATCGACACCTCCCCAAGCGTCTGGAGCGGGATGGAAGTCACAGTGGCTGCGGCTGCGCTGGCACCACTCGCTGATCCCGGGGCACCCGGCGCATTCGTGCTGCCAGCGGCACTGGGACCGCCAGGACCGCCGAATCCCCCGCGGCGGCCGGGCATCCGCACGAAATCCACAGCCAGTTCGAGCGCGTAACCTTTTCGCTCCGAATGGATCTGAAAATCACCGCCCCTGAAGTTCTCACCTGCAACAGGCCAGCCGTCTTTCCAAAGCAGCGCGCGAATGTCCAGGATGCTGCGGCCACTGCGGTCCAGGTCAGCTTCGTAATGACAGGAAAATTTCTGGACGCCATCTCCAAGGTTGATCCAACCGAAGTGCCCGGGTCCGAGATAGCGCCCGTTCGCGGCGACCACGAGCTTGCCGCCGCCCTTGAGCATATCGATGCCCATGTTATCCAGAAACGGGCCCGTCACTTTCCTGGATCGGCCCACACGGATGTTATAGGTGGAGTTGGCGCCGTCGCAGCAGGTGCCATGTGTTCCCAGGAGATAATACCAGCCCTCATGATACATCAGCGCGGTGGCTTCACAGTCGATCGCGATATTCACAGCCTCATTCCCCGAAACGCGCGCTCCTGTTTTTGGATCAAGTTCGACAATGCGAATAAATCCAAAATACGTGCCGTAGGTGAGCCACAGCCGCCCGTCGTTCGGATCGAGCAGGAGTGACGGATCGATTGCGTCGCAGTCTTCAATGCCATCGCTCGATGCAACGACGATTGCTTCCGTGTATTGGAAGTCCGGCGAATTCGGATCGAGCGTTCTGTTCCACATCGTGAGGATTCGGCCGTTATGGCCGCCGCCCAAACCGCCTCCTGTCGCGCCATAGGCGATAAGATACCGATCTC harbors:
- a CDS encoding endo-1,4-beta-xylanase, producing MKQYITFGLIACGLFTCQAFAQTNDSVNLTAAPVAALKDAYAGKFLIGCAGDLRGFSAAELENIKTHYNVITPENSMKPQPTHPSEDEYNFTTPDALVKWAGENGLKVWGHTLVWHAQTGRWFFEGGTNGQPVTRELALERLKKHIMTVAGRYKGRVIGWDVVNESIADRNAGETENLRNSSWYRVVGPDVLTFAFKWAHEADPGAQLYYNDYNIEQGAVSNTGKHASSLLLLKRLKAEGAPIHGVGIQGHWHLNTNLEDVDQAIENYASLGLRVAITELDVTAFGENSGAFPSGEQAATMSAAALQKQADVYARLFQIFKKHEKSIDRVTFWGISDRRSWRARQRPLLFDAQLQPKPAFEAVVNVGLGKATTPKSQ
- a CDS encoding family 43 glycosylhydrolase yields the protein MKSRIPAFAVASLCALCVSSSAVALDGEPYIHDPSTIMECDGKFYTFGTGRGGLISEDGWTWRSGGVRPGGGAAPDVVKIGDRYLIAYGATGGGLGGGHNGRILTMWNRTLDPNSPDFQYTEAIVVASSDGIEDCDAIDPSLLLDPNDGRLWLTYGTYFGFIRIVELDPKTGARVSGNEAVNIAIDCEATALMYHEGWYYLLGTHGTCCDGANSTYNIRVGRSRKVTGPFLDNMGIDMLKGGGKLVVAANGRYLGPGHFGWINLGDGVQKFSCHYEADLDRSGRSILDIRALLWKDGWPVAGENFRGGDFQIHSERKGYALELAVDFVRMPGRRGGFGGPGGPSAAGSTNAPGAPGSASGASAAAATVTSIPLQTLGEVSMNWPAGNIDVRMGDYMLRPHQKWSITAVTNAGGYLGSPCYRISIAGTDRSLTATAEREVVTAPKFTGAPEQLWRIDQLTDGTYRIMPKAVPGTDEPLALTAVGGSTPSLTKFDPASDKARWSLRSPN